Within Anopheles nili chromosome 3, idAnoNiliSN_F5_01, whole genome shotgun sequence, the genomic segment AGTTGAGGCGTTGCTGGGTCTAATGCCTAATTCGATATGTTCAGCTAAATGTATATTCCGTCATGGATTGCTTTGGCACAGAGCTTGACAAAAACCAGGAGGTTAACTTTGATGGCTAGATGTAAATATACCAATTCTTTTGCTGGTTCGTATTGATATAAGCCGGGATTCGAACCCAATGAACGCGAGTATCCTGATCCGTTAAATATTATTCAAGGTAGAACATACCATGGGAGTTCTCCAGTTCAAGTTACATTAGCGTTTTGAGATTGAATCAGAAAATCAAGAATATGGACCCGCGTGTcgtattttttcttatttcccCTTTTCGTGTAAACGTGGTTAGTAGGATAACAAAATTTCGCAGTAATACAAGCGCTCAAAATGTCGTTTGCATTCCTCGACATATTGTATACACATATGCAAAATACATATCTATCGATATTGTGACGAGTGAATAAAGCTTTAGATCATGCCATCGCTTTTGCAAGAACATTTAAAATGATGCGACGGCCGTGTAGAGAGGAAATGGCCATTTCCGCTTAATTCACGTATATTGCTACACTGATTCAGTCGCAGTGTCTTAGGACAGGAAAAGTTAACTGCATACGTGCAGACGTATATCTGTCGTCCGAATTTGGGCGCTTGTGCAGTACCATTAGTGAGAGACCGGTTAAGTTTTTTAAATAGACGCCGATAATCGCGCGTGCTCAGTTGGTACCCGATTTGAACGTTGAGCATCTTTGATATGCATATGTTCTTCTGCCAAGATTGTTGAGGCGGAGACAACGTTAATCTCCTTTTCCTGCCGGCTTAGTATAACCTAGCCCTTTCTTGGTGTGATTAAGAGGATAGGTATTTTTTATATGGCCTCTGCTTGTCGGGGGCTTATTATACAATGCTCGTTTCATAACAATGCTTCACCTTCCGAAGGCGTCCATTTTTGAAGGTCACGGTTGCTGAATATGGCGCATGCTTCAAAAGTTACTACATCGACTGGAACAGAGTTTTTTGTCAAGCGAATGCACATATTGCATTTGCGTGCGATAATTATATCCGCTTTAGAACACTGCTTAACTTATGCGcctgtgagagaaaaagaagacatggtagacaaaaacaaagattATGGCTGTGAAGAAAGTTGGCGCAATTTTTTGTGAACCACGTGTTCGCAACAGTACACCATAGCTGGGCCATACAATTTGCAAATATGTTTGAATCGACAAATGCCTTTAAAAGTACTTGTGCAGGTTGTACTATTATACGACGTGTGCGTCAAAACATAATagtaattgaataatttatgtaaAATCCTTTATTCCGTTTATCGTTTAATCAATCAGTCAAGTCAGTTATTTTTTAATATGAGAGAAGTGtagaaacaaaatttaataagGAAACAAGAAATTTAAAGAAGAATAGCTAAGCCATCCACGTGTTTGGCCCTTGTAACGAATTCATTCTTCGTGCAAATGGAAACACCGAAAACGTGGAAGCTGATAGggatcatttaaaattcatttcgcTTGTGCTCCAAAGTCGTCTACCGTTTCTCATTTTGTATTGCATTCCAAGTAGCGTGAGTGGATCCCTCCGTTTGCTTGTTTCAATGAATTTACATATTTAACTATGGCAGAAATATTTTTAACCAAGCATGATTTGTACGATGTTTTATGGAACACAGCGTTTGAATTAGCACGTGGCACGTTGGCACGTGGCGTCGTATACGTTAGCGATAAATGTTATTTCAATTCGTTTATTGTGAAGATGTTTGTGCACAACACTGAAAGGCAAATTGATTAACTGAGCTAAACAGACAAATGCATTAGCACTTAGTGCGCGTTCTCACTGACCAAATCGAGGATTTCTTTGCAGCCACTCGACGTTCGTTCCCAGTTTCCAGCACCACACGTCGGCCATATATAGCAGCACCACACGTCCAACGTATACAAATATACATCATCAATTAAAATGTAGAAGCACCCCTAATATTTCACTCAATAAAATAGTTCCACCTGCAGCAGTGAGAGTTAAAATTACCAAGACTGACTATCTTTCCTTTGGTTGCATTTCTAATTCCAGATGCCTTGGTCGAGTCGGACATGTTCATGGATGCGCTGTCTGCAACGCTGCGCAAGGACGTAAAGAAGCGCAAACGGCGAACGAGTGGATCAGAGAACACCTCCACCGTCGTCGCTAAACCGGGTGAAgttggcagcagcagcaaaccggATGGAAACCCCACGAAGGCGACCGATACGGAAAGTTCAACGGCGACAACGACGGCACCGTCGACAAAAGCGGCGAGCGAGGAACCGGTGACAGATGTGACACCCGCTGCAACCACACCTACCTCACCGAAGGTGCCCACGATCGCACCGATGTCCTTCTATCGGGACACACTTGCGGAGGATGATGATAAGGGAGGCGAGTCGGCGACGACGGATGTCGATGACGATAAGAAGGTACAAACAGAGGAAGAAAAGGGTGTTACtgaggaaaagaaagcgatATCGGACGATAAGGAAggcgatgatgaagatgacgatgaggGGCCAGTTTTGAAAAAATCAAAGCGAATCAAACGCAAACTCAACGATGATGACGAGGAAGAGAACGCGGAGGATGGCGTTGGTGTTGGGGATAAGAAAGTTAAAAAGGATCCCACCGAGGGTGCGGCAGACAGCGAAGACGATAAGACTGAGCTGATGGACGCGGTGATGAACGACGTAGAGAAGAAGATAGCAGCAGAAGCCGAGGAAAGCGAGGATAACTCGGCCAAGGGTGACGATGAGGTACCGACGGGGAAGAAACCACCGGGTCCGGGTTGTGGCCCCGATGGGCCACCAGGGGTGCTGGTTATCCACCGACGGAAAGGACCGAAAAAACAGTTGCGTTGGAGGGCAGCAGAGGACCTTGAGGAGGTGCGCTATTTCGAGCTGGACGTAACGGAACGATGCAACGTGACGAAGTCGTTCACGGACATGAAGCAAATGGAGCGCGTGGACGAGCGCCAGAAATTCATGCTGTCGCGAAAGGTCGCCTCGGAGGATATCATGGTTGAGCGGACCATATGGcggccactggtggtggtCGACAACGTACCACTGTCGCCGGATGGCAACCAGAGTTTGGAGAGAAATGTGCAGCGGCAGCGCGAACGCGGCTGTCTGCAAGCGCTTTACTTCAACAAGCACATGATCCCGGACTCGCCGgtcgaaccggaaccggccgACATCTACCAAACCGCCGATCCGGTACACATTCCGCTCGAGGACGTCACGGGCAATCCGGACTCGGTGAACGACTTCACCAGCGTGCCGTGGCCGGATCCGAAATCGACACCACCGCACGAATCGGCCGCCTTTAATTCGCCCTTCTTTCCCACCGATCTGCCTGCGGGCGCGGGCTTTGGTCCTGGTGGCTTTCCGCCACCGTTTGCGCCCGGTGCGGCGGCCACGATCGGCCCAGGACCGTGGAATTTGGGTCCACCGACGGCAGGTGGACCCGGCCCTCGGCCCGGTGTCCTAGCACCAGGGATGTTTCCACTTAATCAACCCCCGCCGGGCATGGGTGGGCCCCCGCTTGGCGCCcctggtggtgggggtggaagcCCTAATATATTGAACCTGCCATTGAACATTCCACCGAACATGCCACCACCGGGAATGTTTCCGGGTGCGACAAACTTCAACGCGCCTCCACCGGAGATTGGTCTCTTGGCGGGCGGACCCGATGCCGGTGGCCGTCGAGGACCGGGTGATTTTCGCAACGGTCCACCACCCAACCAGCAGTGGGTTAGCAATAATCGTCCGTTCGGTGGGGGCGGCAACAATACATCTCGCGGAGGTTTCGGCAACCGTGGCAGTGGAAGCGGAGGCGGCGGTAACTGGAATAATCGCAATAACGCCGGTGGTAATCGGAACGGAGGTGGCGTAGACCGCGGTCGGATAGGCGAAGAAGGCCGCGGCAACTACCGGGGACACTGGGTTCAGAACAATAATCGAGGCCATAACAATAATCGGGGCGGAGGTGGCCGGAAGTGGTAGCATAGGATGGCAGAGAGTTGGCATGGACTGGACGAAGCCGAGCCAATGGAGGTTGATGAGGCGGCAATCGACAGGATGGACATGTCCTGAAAAGTGGGTGTGTTACGGCTGGAGCCGATCCTATTCGAATCGATCTCGTACGTCCGTAGTTGTATCATAGATGTTGTTTTAGAATGATTTCATCTGTCGATGGTTAACTTGTTTTACGGAATTAGCTTTAGTTGGATTGGTAGCAATTTTGCTCGCaatatttcacaaaattcaAAGGTCTAACGATACTGGAGTAGAATAAACTGATGTACATATATTAGAGCAAGAATGTGTAGGATTGCGTAGACGCAACAATGCGTTTGTAGTTTGAGGTCCAGAAATAGCGGTGCTTTCAAAGCAGAGCATTTATAGCAATTGTGTAAAATAATTATGGGGATTTTATTTGCCTTATGCCAATCAGCTGCTCGGTAGCGGAACGAAATTCTTTTTAACGTTCTCCTTGATTCTTTTTGAAGTAATTTTACCAAGAGAATCTAATAAATTGGTTAAAGTTTTATGTAAATCTACTTACAATCAGAAATATAATATAAGAACTTATAGTGTAACCATATGCATCGATTGCAAAAGatgttttgattattttttttattcctatATGATTTATTATTCAGTGGATTCAAATGATATTGCAATGAAGCAGATAACGATATATGAACAAGTTAGGTGTTGTAAGTGACCTATTTCACAAACCCGCTATTGATCAGGCATAATTATTtctaaaaaaactaaaatgtaTCGCAATTGTACATACATGCTTAAAGATATAAGTACTATCAATAAATAGCaataatttcaatattttgaGTGATAAATAGTAGATATTGGATAAGTAAAGGCACGATATTTGTAATATAATCTACATCATAGCaggatgcagaaaaaaatcatatcgGAATTATGCTACAATAGTGTTTTCGTTTAGAAATATAACATACATGTGTCGGCGGCAAATCCATTGTAAGCAGTTAGATTAGGTTCATCTATTACGCAGTGTGAAAAATACGCATCAACAGTTTTCAAAATATTGGGTTGAAGTCGAAAATGATCTTTTACACATACATTTTTGTGATGTATCAtagaaacaattttaaaaaatgttgCCCTATTTAAGTTTTAGTTAAGCAATTTCAATTCAAAGCTTTCAAGTTGAAAAAATCTCTGTTTGAAAGTAAACAGAAGAAAACCGATAAGACTAAGGATACTATATTGGATAATGTCAAattaatttatctattttgtAACTTAGTGGATTTTTAACATTTGATAATCATTGAGAGCGATGAAATACCTGTTCTGATTGCCATTGCTCCCAAAATAtgtaattgatttaaaaaaaagttgcgTTATTCAATTTGCTTGAACAATTACTTTGAATGTCATAAaacctttttgctttcgtgtTAATCGCATAATCAAGGAAATATTAATGTTCTGCCTTTTTAACGGCAACGATACTGAAAGTagtaatatttaaaaatgcagTTGCCGTTGCATTTGACGTTTCAGTTGATGTCAGTCTGGTTTGGTGAGCGCAATTGACCAGAACGAATGAATTATAGTTCTTAAATGCATGATGTTGATGCATTTTAGACATTTTAATTGAAGTATTTATTTCTCATAATTTAGTTGATAAGAAAGGCAAAATACGAAACAGTTTATCAATATAGTTCTCATGTTTCaaatgttgggttttgttgacccatatttttttttcttttatttacgATATTTGTAAACAAAACTATGATACTGATACAATATATAAATCGCATTGTTCAAACCTTTCATACGACTTATCGGAactttttatcgttttatcaTTGCATTAAACAGGATAATTATAATTTCTGTGCACCACCTTCGGGAATGTCCATCGATTAGACCTTCATGTCCATAGGGTATGTCATTGTTATCCACCACACTGCTACGAACATTTTGACGTTTCATTGCGATGAAgccaccaaaacaaaacccttgACAAACGTTAGATATTCTTTCATTCAAAATTACCTTCCAAAGCGGTCGCACGTTTTCCGCGTCGGTTCCGTCGAGTGCTACGTTTCTTCTGCTGCGcattcatttccaccgaaatCAGCAAGTAGGTTTTGTGAATATCAATGCATCATGCTAAAACGCAAGCTAGCAGTTGCGTGAAGTGACGGTGGGCACACTTGCCAGTAAAATTAACAGTGTCGAAGCAGCTGCGAAGTAATGCAGCGAAAGTGTCGCGGGCTACTCTGGTAGAACAGTGTCTAGCTTGGGGTAAGCGGCTATACAGCTGCCACGATTTTTGTTGCGAAGCAGTTAGTTCACTTTTGGAGTTTTTGGGCTTACAAATCAGCTTGGATTGTGATTTCAACGGAATCCAAGGAGCCCTCGGTTGCGATTGCTGCTCGCGTGCACTTGTGCTTATGTTTCTAGCTCCCTGGTTAACCATTTCTGGCTCTCTGGTAGCCATTCTTGAGTGAATTTGTGAGTGA encodes:
- the LOC128726072 gene encoding serine-rich adhesin for platelets, which produces MPRIDPMKLLVCLSVLLAPNGGIRNAGEVRRLANLMAKFSKKLVSKCIYIQILKCTETELLGQFMQTGGWSLVHMWLVDGIASKNWPLIQELLELLLCCPVDVERLKINSTPRLVKSLSTDSAQERVRVLASKLVEQWLSIVKAPKQLSPLMPSNQSEMQATSNIAGLTNSADGKLLSSGDHNVSALGSLGEQEGFSNGMEDNHNQQNGYIAQNGSKTMDGMQQTEVADIVDGSKKSFHSIGDEQHQLSPVTHKKTSLVLKITTKNGKQVVAKVVKSPSKRKSKRDPLDLNEPDDAEEYEDDYDDDDDDEDQEEVLVNIESDKPSSESASIETSEDKNYDGKDMKKLDVQNGAESSKERNSTSTKDKDRHHHSHREREKDRKGSISSSSRSSTSKSSSSSSSSSKHKSSSSNNSSNSKSSSSSSSRSKDRHGSSSSSSKHKSSSSSSSSSKSSSSKSTSSSSDKHRDHKSSHSSSGSKDSKNLSLSSSSNGSDKNSKLSRKSSKEDGGASNDSGSETGSISSNRSGKSTSATTIPSKKASISIEVRNPENRPKTVKTYNSQFRSHGLIEEAPPPPSRKGLKKPSSSSSTSPGAPTSNGPAIGSTATGTVKRSSPMSTGRDTTAGSPIDKKPKEDFPERPGSIKLIPPKRQHALVESDMFMDALSATLRKDVKKRKRRTSGSENTSTVVAKPGEVGSSSKPDGNPTKATDTESSTATTTAPSTKAASEEPVTDVTPAATTPTSPKVPTIAPMSFYRDTLAEDDDKGGESATTDVDDDKKVQTEEEKGVTEEKKAISDDKEGDDEDDDEGPVLKKSKRIKRKLNDDDEEENAEDGVGVGDKKVKKDPTEGAADSEDDKTELMDAVMNDVEKKIAAEAEESEDNSAKGDDEVPTGKKPPGPGCGPDGPPGVLVIHRRKGPKKQLRWRAAEDLEEVRYFELDVTERCNVTKSFTDMKQMERVDERQKFMLSRKVASEDIMVERTIWRPLVVVDNVPLSPDGNQSLERNVQRQRERGCLQALYFNKHMIPDSPVEPEPADIYQTADPVHIPLEDVTGNPDSVNDFTSVPWPDPKSTPPHESAAFNSPFFPTDLPAGAGFGPGGFPPPFAPGAAATIGPGPWNLGPPTAGGPGPRPGVLAPGMFPLNQPPPGMGGPPLGAPGGGGGSPNILNLPLNIPPNMPPPGMFPGATNFNAPPPEIGLLAGGPDAGGRRGPGDFRNGPPPNQQWVSNNRPFGGGGNNTSRGGFGNRGSGSGGGGNWNNRNNAGGNRNGGGVDRGRIGEEGRGNYRGHWVQNNNRGHNNNRGGGGRKW